In a single window of the Deltaproteobacteria bacterium genome:
- a CDS encoding dienelactone hydrolase family protein produces the protein MVKDWLANAYGGVSRREFLAQVGVTGIGLAGFHIAATPVAGKVITTSLDGIAVTEGTVPSGDFLIPIYEARPVTAGKYPVVLVIPEVFGMHEHIKDVTRRFAAYSREVKAAVAWYGQIRPVITKGVRMVGPLNVAARIKAPILGLYGGEDLGIPVADVRAMEAALKAAGKTAEFIIYPGAPHAFFADYRPSYRADAAKDAWSRCIAWFKGNLEE, from the coding sequence ATGGTTAAAGATTGGCTGGCAAATGCTTATGGAGGGGTGTCCCGTCGGGAGTTTCTGGCGCAGGTGGGTGTAACGGGAATAGGACTCGCGGGTTTTCACATCGCTGCGACCCCGGTGGCAGGCAAGGTCATCACCACTTCATTGGACGGTATCGCTGTCACTGAAGGCACGGTGCCCTCCGGGGATTTTCTTATTCCTATCTATGAGGCACGCCCCGTAACTGCAGGGAAATATCCAGTTGTTCTGGTCATCCCGGAAGTTTTTGGAATGCACGAGCATATCAAGGATGTCACACGACGCTTTGCGGCGTACAGTCGCGAGGTGAAGGCTGCCGTTGCCTGGTATGGCCAGATTCGACCTGTCATAACAAAGGGTGTACGAATGGTTGGACCGTTAAACGTTGCCGCTCGGATTAAGGCACCCATCCTGGGTCTTTACGGCGGAGAGGATCTGGGAATTCCGGTGGCCGATGTAAGGGCGATGGAGGCTGCTCTGAAGGCCGCAGGCAAGACGGCTGAATTCATTATATACCCAGGTGCGCCGCACGCTTTTTTTGCAGATTATCGCCCCAGTTATCGGGCCGATGCAGCCAAAGATGCCTGGAGTCGCTGCATCGCATGGTTTAAGGGAAACCTTGAGGAATAG
- a CDS encoding TetR/AcrR family transcriptional regulator, whose protein sequence is MKSSDKRADVMQAALELMAEKGFHGAPMAEIAEKAGVGAGTIYRYFESKDVLINELHWELEKKIMAVIQEGFPFGRPIRERFLYLHSGLLRYLIAHPLHFRYMEQYFNSPYGISLHRDRLLGRSGNQDILMNIFEEGIAQQILKDLPVVVLFSLAFGPLISLVRDHAQEFVILDDILIRKTTEACWDAIKR, encoded by the coding sequence ATGAAAAGTTCAGACAAGCGTGCCGACGTGATGCAAGCGGCCCTGGAACTCATGGCGGAAAAGGGTTTTCATGGCGCCCCGATGGCTGAGATCGCCGAAAAAGCGGGCGTGGGCGCCGGAACGATCTACCGCTATTTCGAGAGCAAGGACGTGCTCATCAACGAGTTGCACTGGGAACTGGAAAAAAAAATCATGGCGGTTATCCAGGAAGGCTTCCCTTTCGGGAGGCCCATCCGGGAAAGATTTCTCTATCTGCACAGTGGACTTCTCCGGTATCTTATAGCGCACCCGCTTCATTTCCGTTACATGGAGCAGTACTTCAACTCCCCGTACGGCATCTCCTTGCACAGGGACAGGCTTTTGGGAAGGTCCGGCAACCAAGATATCCTCATGAATATCTTTGAAGAAGGGATCGCCCAGCAGATTCTGAAAGATTTACCCGTGGTCGTGCTTTTCTCCCTGGCCTTCGGTCCCCTGATTTCCCTGGTACGGGACCATGCCCAGGAGTTCGTCATCCTGGATGATATCCTGATCCGAAAGACCACAGAGGCCTGCTGGGACGCCATCAAAAGATGA
- a CDS encoding MFS transporter: MSENQVSFKFILRALHYRNYRLFFGGQSISLIGTWMQQIAMSWLVYRLTNSALLLGVVGFSSQIPIFLFASIAGVYADRWNRHRILVVTQTLAMIQALILAFLALIGAIHVWHIIVLSIFLGVINAFDMPTRQSFIVELIEKKEDLGNAIALNSLMFNGARLVGPAAAGILIGLVGEGVCFLINGISFLGIVFALIAIKVPARKKVVRASRRIWQDLREGYSYAFGFAPIRYILLQIGLMSFMGMSYTVLMPIFAKDILHGGPHTLGFLMAASGIGALTGAIYLASRQTILGLGRFIAYASAIFGIGLIAFSLSQVLIVSLSMMFITGFGMIVQMVSSNTILQSIVEEDKRGRVMSIYATAFIGMAPLGNLFAGTLASWIGAPNTLIVSGIACIIGSLIFAVNLPQIRKEVRPIYIKMGIIPGIE, from the coding sequence ATGAGTGAAAATCAGGTCAGTTTTAAATTTATCCTCAGGGCATTGCATTATAGAAACTACCGGCTTTTTTTTGGTGGTCAAAGCATCTCATTGATCGGAACATGGATGCAACAGATCGCAATGAGTTGGCTGGTTTATCGACTCACCAATTCGGCATTGTTGCTGGGCGTCGTCGGTTTCTCCAGTCAAATCCCCATTTTCCTCTTTGCATCTATCGCCGGTGTCTATGCGGACAGATGGAATCGCCATCGTATACTCGTTGTGACACAGACACTTGCCATGATCCAGGCTTTGATCCTTGCGTTTCTTGCCCTGATTGGAGCGATACATGTCTGGCACATAATTGTTTTAAGCATCTTCCTTGGTGTGATTAATGCTTTTGATATGCCCACCCGTCAATCCTTTATAGTGGAATTAATAGAAAAAAAAGAAGACCTTGGAAATGCGATTGCCTTGAATTCTTTGATGTTCAATGGAGCAAGGCTTGTGGGACCAGCGGCTGCCGGTATATTGATCGGGCTTGTGGGTGAGGGTGTCTGTTTTCTCATTAATGGGATAAGCTTTCTTGGTATTGTCTTTGCCCTCATTGCAATAAAGGTTCCGGCAAGAAAGAAGGTAGTGAGAGCATCCCGGCGGATATGGCAAGATTTGAGGGAAGGTTATTCCTATGCATTCGGGTTTGCACCTATCCGCTACATCCTTCTTCAGATTGGTTTGATGAGCTTCATGGGTATGTCCTACACAGTTCTCATGCCCATTTTTGCGAAAGATATTCTCCACGGTGGACCTCACACGCTGGGATTTCTCATGGCGGCGTCCGGCATCGGTGCCCTTACAGGGGCGATCTATTTGGCATCGCGACAAACGATTCTGGGACTGGGACGATTCATTGCCTATGCTTCTGCTATTTTCGGCATCGGGTTAATTGCCTTTTCTCTGTCACAGGTGCTCATCGTTTCGCTTTCTATGATGTTTATTACCGGATTCGGGATGATCGTTCAGATGGTATCAAGCAACACCATTCTGCAAAGCATTGTAGAAGAGGATAAGCGCGGTCGTGTGATGAGCATTTACGCAACAGCATTTATTGGCATGGCGCCGCTTGGCAACCTCTTTGCGGGTACACTGGCATCCTGGATTGGCGCTCCCAATACGCTCATTGTAAGTGGGATAGCGTGCATCATCGGTTCGTTGATTTTTGCTGTGAATCTTCCTCAAATAAGAAAAGAGGTGCGTCCCATTTATATTAAAATGGGAATCATTCCCGGGATCGAATGA
- a CDS encoding SagB/ThcOx family dehydrogenase, with product MTVSVKTIVLFTISAMLFQTHLGLRLAQAQEQTSGATVINLLQPGIDGPVSIEKALLERRSVRSYKDEPLTIADISQILWAAQGITEPKRGLRTAPSARAMYLLNAYLIVGNVTGLSAGMYKYQPQGHKIVKVANGDKKADLYKAVGQVPIKNAPATLVFSGMSDRSPNPRWMYLEGGHAAQNVFLQAQSLKLGTVTIGGFKDEDVRKALNLSEKEQPIYIMPLGRK from the coding sequence TTGACAGTATCGGTAAAAACTATTGTCTTGTTTACAATCAGTGCTATGCTTTTCCAAACACATCTGGGACTTCGGTTGGCTCAAGCACAGGAACAAACCTCGGGAGCAACAGTCATCAATTTATTACAGCCCGGCATTGATGGTCCTGTATCGATTGAAAAGGCTTTGTTAGAAAGGAGATCGGTAAGATCTTATAAGGATGAGCCTTTAACCATAGCTGATATTTCACAGATTCTCTGGGCAGCACAGGGCATTACAGAACCGAAACGAGGTCTGAGAACGGCTCCTTCAGCGCGGGCCATGTATCTCTTGAATGCATATCTCATAGTGGGAAATGTGACCGGTCTTTCAGCGGGTATGTATAAATACCAGCCCCAGGGGCATAAGATTGTTAAAGTTGCCAATGGAGACAAAAAGGCGGATCTGTACAAGGCCGTTGGACAGGTTCCTATAAAAAATGCACCAGCCACTCTTGTATTTTCAGGTATGTCGGATCGATCACCCAATCCGAGATGGATGTACCTGGAGGGAGGGCATGCTGCGCAAAATGTCTTTTTGCAGGCCCAATCCCTGAAACTGGGGACGGTTACTATAGGAGGATTCAAGGATGAAGATGTAAGGAAGGCATTGAATCTGTCAGAGAAAGAACAGCCTATCTACATCATGCCACTAGGAAGGAAGTGA
- a CDS encoding efflux RND transporter periplasmic adaptor subunit: protein MRINDRAKRIAAAVLVGGLILAGCGQQKGAGRLPGSAEVAVVTVQAEKIAITTELSGRTSAYRVAEIRPQVSGLIQKRLFVEGSDVKAGQILYQIDPAPFQAVLDNAKAALGRSEANLPAIRSRAERVRELLVDKAVSQQDSDDATAAQRQSEADIQYWKATVETARINMGYTHITAPITGRIGKSSVTEGALVTAHQPVALATIQQLDPIYVDLPQSTAELTRLQSRLADGRLKNGGKNHNKVRLILEDGTPYPLEGTFQFRDVSVDPTTGSVMLRVVAPNPKGLLLPGMFVRTVVQDGVNTQAILIPQQAVSRDPKGNPLALIVDAEEKVKLRMLTLDRAIGDKWLVSSGLAPGDRVIVEGVQKARPGAAVKVVPFGSGSEKKGGERENTAPPATKSN, encoded by the coding sequence ATGCGGATCAATGACAGGGCCAAACGAATCGCGGCGGCGGTTCTCGTTGGAGGCTTGATACTGGCTGGTTGCGGACAGCAGAAAGGAGCGGGCAGATTGCCCGGCTCTGCTGAAGTTGCCGTCGTAACGGTTCAAGCGGAGAAGATAGCGATCACCACGGAATTATCCGGCCGCACATCCGCCTACCGTGTCGCGGAAATCCGCCCCCAGGTAAGTGGTCTCATCCAGAAACGCCTGTTTGTGGAAGGTTCCGATGTCAAAGCCGGCCAAATTCTCTACCAGATCGATCCCGCCCCCTTTCAGGCAGTTCTTGACAATGCGAAGGCCGCCCTTGGGAGATCCGAGGCGAATCTGCCGGCGATCCGGTCGAGGGCCGAGCGCGTGAGGGAATTGCTGGTCGATAAAGCGGTCAGTCAGCAGGATTCCGACGACGCCACTGCCGCCCAGAGGCAGTCCGAGGCCGATATTCAGTATTGGAAAGCGACGGTGGAAACCGCCCGTATCAATATGGGATATACCCACATCACCGCCCCCATCACTGGCCGCATCGGCAAATCCAGTGTAACAGAAGGGGCCTTGGTGACGGCCCATCAGCCCGTGGCTCTTGCAACCATTCAACAACTCGATCCCATCTACGTGGATTTGCCCCAATCCACTGCGGAACTGACGAGATTACAGAGCCGCCTGGCGGACGGACGTCTCAAAAACGGCGGGAAGAACCACAACAAAGTGCGGCTCATTTTGGAAGATGGCACCCCATATCCCCTGGAAGGAACCTTTCAATTCCGTGATGTTTCGGTGGACCCGACAACCGGTTCCGTCATGCTGCGGGTAGTTGCTCCCAATCCAAAAGGACTTCTCCTTCCGGGCATGTTCGTCCGGACGGTGGTTCAGGATGGTGTCAATACACAGGCCATACTGATCCCCCAGCAGGCTGTGAGCCGCGATCCCAAGGGAAATCCTCTGGCGCTTATCGTGGACGCCGAGGAAAAAGTCAAGTTGCGCATGCTCACCCTCGATCGTGCTATTGGTGACAAATGGCTTGTCTCTTCAGGCCTTGCTCCCGGCGATCGGGTGATTGTCGAGGGTGTACAAAAAGCGAGGCCGGGCGCTGCCGTGAAGGTTGTACCTTTCGGATCAGGCAGCGAAAAAAAAGGTGGTGAACGTGAAAATACGGCCCCGCCGGCTACAAAATCGAATTGA
- a CDS encoding NAD(P)H-dependent oxidoreductase: protein MKILGINASPRSSNSQTLKLVRAVLNGARSKGAKTELVDICKLNIEFCNACGICYKKGKCVKKDDFQAFCKKMMDADGLVMGSPNYFRSVTAQMKTMIDRMADAIHCQLLTGKYTVNVATSGGTGQYKQVTDYLNEIMLNFGSFITGSIGVSVRQGPNAFENAERKAFQLGEDLTEDISAKRNYTKQRRIMKENRMYFQHLVKMHKDDWTHEYKYWNRIDGRQGAERL from the coding sequence ATGAAGATATTGGGCATAAATGCAAGTCCCAGAAGTTCTAACAGCCAGACCCTGAAATTGGTCAGGGCTGTTCTAAATGGGGCAAGGTCTAAGGGCGCCAAGACGGAACTGGTGGACATCTGCAAGTTGAATATAGAATTCTGCAATGCCTGTGGGATCTGCTATAAGAAAGGGAAGTGCGTGAAGAAGGACGACTTTCAAGCCTTTTGCAAGAAGATGATGGACGCTGATGGTTTGGTCATGGGTTCCCCCAATTACTTCCGGTCGGTCACCGCCCAGATGAAAACCATGATAGACCGCATGGCCGATGCCATTCATTGCCAGTTGTTGACTGGCAAGTACACTGTTAACGTAGCTACCTCGGGAGGCACCGGTCAGTACAAGCAGGTCACTGACTACTTAAATGAGATCATGCTCAACTTCGGATCCTTCATTACCGGGAGCATAGGGGTATCCGTAAGACAGGGTCCCAATGCCTTTGAGAATGCCGAAAGGAAGGCTTTCCAGCTTGGGGAAGACCTGACAGAAGATATCAGTGCCAAGAGGAACTATACAAAGCAGAGAAGGATCATGAAGGAGAACAGGATGTACTTTCAACACTTGGTAAAAATGCACAAAGACGATTGGACTCACGAGTACAAATATTGGAATAGGATTGACGGGAGGCAAGGAGCAGAGAGACTTTAA
- a CDS encoding 2-dehydropantoate 2-reductase: MKRSIESISIVGAGALGGAYAGILYDMDRRCVSFVASGNRFERLRQEGLYVNGKHYIIPVLRPEDWSTPSDLIIVAVKYHHLDDAIRDMKNRVGAETTVLSVMNGIESEERIGAAYGVEKVLYAVSVGIDALREGNRVNYASQGKIFFGEAQNTFLTDRVKRVQALFDRAGILYETPPDMIHILWWKFMINVGINQASAVLRAPFSVFQTSQEARNLMESAMREVIMLSEKAGVNLSGEDIEMFNKILLDINPQGKTSMLQDMEAGRKTEVEMFAGKVIELGRQLDVPTPINQKLFDLIKNLEAENDLANIT; this comes from the coding sequence ATGAAACGATCCATCGAAAGCATATCCATTGTAGGGGCAGGAGCATTGGGAGGCGCCTATGCCGGCATCCTTTATGATATGGACAGGCGGTGTGTCTCATTTGTAGCCAGCGGCAATCGTTTTGAACGGCTCCGCCAAGAGGGTCTTTATGTTAATGGTAAACACTACATAATTCCCGTTCTCCGACCGGAAGATTGGTCAACGCCTTCTGATCTCATAATTGTTGCTGTAAAATACCATCATCTGGATGACGCCATACGGGACATGAAAAACAGAGTTGGAGCGGAAACCACCGTTCTCTCTGTTATGAACGGTATAGAGAGCGAGGAGCGCATTGGAGCCGCCTACGGAGTGGAAAAGGTTTTGTATGCTGTATCTGTAGGTATTGATGCATTGCGGGAAGGAAACCGTGTGAATTATGCGAGCCAAGGGAAAATATTTTTTGGAGAGGCACAAAACACATTTCTTACGGACCGCGTTAAACGTGTTCAAGCTCTTTTCGACAGGGCGGGAATCCTCTATGAAACACCTCCTGATATGATTCATATCCTCTGGTGGAAGTTTATGATCAATGTCGGGATCAACCAAGCATCAGCTGTACTTCGAGCCCCCTTCTCGGTATTTCAAACCTCGCAGGAGGCCAGAAATCTTATGGAGTCAGCCATGCGAGAGGTCATAATGCTTTCAGAGAAGGCCGGAGTTAATCTATCTGGAGAGGATATCGAAATGTTCAATAAAATTCTCTTGGATATAAACCCACAGGGGAAGACTTCAATGCTTCAGGACATGGAAGCCGGCAGGAAAACCGAAGTGGAGATGTTTGCCGGTAAGGTGATTGAGCTGGGCAGACAGCTTGATGTCCCCACACCCATAAATCAGAAACTATTCGATTTGATCAAGAATCTTGAAGCCGAAAATGATTTAGCCAACATAACCTGA
- a CDS encoding efflux transporter outer membrane subunit, translating to MHRYLLFLLVGIALVLGGCTLAPEYTRPASPVPEDWPRGAAYQETKTASGVSTASELKWQECFTDEKLQKIITTALKNNRDLRLAALNVERARALYGIQRAELLPTVNAVGSGSKQRVPADLSTTGRAMTVEQYGVNLGISSWEIDFFGRIRSLKDRALEEYLATDQARRSAQILLVSAVANTYLSLAADRENLKLVASTLETQQAAYNLIRRRCDVGLTSELDLHRAQSQVDIARGDVARYTQLAAQDENALTLLIGSSAPSELLPTALDSVSPPREISPGKPSEALLLRPDILAAEHRLKASNANIGAARAAFFPRISLTTAVGTASAELSGLFKDGSGTWGFAPQIVLPIFDARMWSAYDATKVEREITLAQYEKAIQTAFREVADALAVRGTVDQQIAAQQSLVNAVAETYRLSNARYTKGIDSYLPVLDAQRSLYGAQQGLIALRLARFTNRVTLYKVLGGGE from the coding sequence ATGCATAGATACCTGCTTTTTCTATTGGTTGGCATTGCTCTCGTGCTGGGTGGCTGCACCCTGGCCCCCGAATATACAAGACCCGCATCTCCCGTCCCTGAAGACTGGCCGAGGGGTGCGGCTTACCAGGAAACCAAAACAGCGTCCGGTGTTTCGACAGCATCGGAGCTGAAGTGGCAGGAATGCTTCACGGATGAAAAGCTTCAAAAGATCATCACGACGGCTCTGAAAAACAACCGCGATCTGCGGCTTGCAGCCTTGAATGTTGAAAGGGCCCGAGCCCTTTACGGTATTCAGCGCGCCGAGCTTCTGCCTACCGTCAATGCCGTCGGCAGCGGGAGCAAACAACGGGTGCCGGCTGACCTTTCAACCACCGGACGCGCGATGACGGTGGAACAATACGGTGTCAATCTCGGTATCAGTTCCTGGGAGATCGACTTCTTCGGCCGCATCCGCAGCCTGAAAGATCGGGCGCTTGAAGAATACCTCGCCACGGATCAGGCACGCCGCAGCGCACAGATCCTGCTGGTGTCCGCCGTGGCCAACACGTATCTTTCCCTTGCGGCGGATAGAGAAAACCTCAAACTGGTGGCCTCTACCCTTGAGACCCAGCAGGCTGCCTATAATTTGATCCGGCGGCGCTGTGACGTCGGACTCACATCCGAATTGGATCTCCATAGAGCGCAGAGCCAAGTGGATATCGCGCGTGGGGATGTTGCACGTTACACGCAACTGGCGGCTCAAGATGAAAACGCCTTGACCCTTCTGATCGGCTCTTCGGCGCCGAGCGAACTCTTGCCGACAGCGCTGGACAGTGTCAGCCCTCCCAGAGAGATTTCCCCCGGTAAGCCCTCTGAGGCGCTCTTGCTCCGGCCTGACATTCTGGCGGCGGAACATCGGCTTAAGGCTTCCAACGCCAATATCGGCGCCGCCCGTGCGGCTTTCTTTCCTCGCATCTCCCTGACGACTGCCGTCGGAACTGCAAGCGCCGAACTATCAGGGCTCTTCAAAGACGGATCGGGTACGTGGGGTTTTGCGCCACAGATCGTTCTGCCGATTTTTGACGCCCGTATGTGGTCGGCCTATGACGCCACAAAAGTGGAGAGGGAAATCACCCTGGCCCAATACGAAAAGGCAATCCAGACCGCCTTTCGGGAAGTGGCAGATGCCCTTGCCGTTCGGGGCACAGTGGACCAGCAGATAGCGGCGCAACAATCACTGGTCAATGCCGTTGCAGAAACCTACCGTCTCTCCAATGCACGTTATACGAAGGGAATAGACAGCTACCTGCCCGTTCTTGATGCGCAACGCTCGCTTTATGGCGCGCAGCAGGGGCTGATAGCCCTCCGCCTCGCCCGGTTTACCAATCGGGTCACTCTCTATAAAGTGCTGGGCGGGGGTGAGTGA
- a CDS encoding efflux RND transporter permease subunit has product MSKFFLDRPVFAWVLAIITMVAGGLAIYNLPISQYPPIAPPSIYIQASYPGASAETAENSVTQIIEQKMTGLDKMIYLSATSDSSGTARLDLTFAPGTDPDLAWAKVQNKLQLAMASLPEVVQSQGVTVGKATRNYLMIVGLISEDGSMDGNDLRDYSKSTLEKVLARVPGVGEVEIFGTQYAMRIWLNPDKLTDYNLTIQDVVAALRTYNVEVSAGQFGGAPAVKGQRLNASITVQSMLKTPDEFAAIPIRINPDGSIVRVKDVGRTELGSEFYDIDAFYNGKPSAGLAIRQASGANALETADAVRAKMEEMSRFFPPGMKTVYPYDTTPFVKVAIEEVVKTLFEAIFLVFLVMYLFLGNIRATLIPTIAVPVVLLGTFACLGFFGFSINMLTMFAMVLSIGLLVDDAIVVVENVERIMSEEGLSPKEATAKSMEQITSALIGIGLVLSAVFGPMAFFGGSTGVIYRQFSVTIIASMLLSVAVALILTPVLCASLLKPVAAGHEPAEKAIFFLRPFLLWFDRGFFRSRDLFLKLAGRTLARKKRYLIVFVLIVAVMGFLFVRMPTAYLPDEDQGILLAQVIMPTGSTLEQTRKVVDDIRHYFEENEKETVEACFTISGVGYAGRGQNNGMVFVKLKDWKLRSRSDMRVKAIAARAMKSFSQIRAALVFAFPPPPVVELGNARGFDFQLLDRGSLGHRALMDARNQLLGMAAQDPRLASVRPNGMEDVPQYHIDVDWEKAGALGVPITSIHNTISAAFGGAYVNDFIQGGRVKRVFVQADAPYRMLPKDLEKLYVRNTAGKMVPFSSFASGSWESGSPRLERFNGFPSINIWGEPAPGKSSGEAMRAMEDIVAKLPHGVGHEWSSISYQERMAGSQAPLLYAFSILVIFLCLAALYESWPIPISILLALPLGVIGGVIASTMRGLHNDVYFQIGLLTTLGLTTKNAILIVQFAKAGLEEGKGLIEATLEGTRLRFRPIIMTSLAFGFGVLPLALTTGAGAGAQNAIGTGVLGGMVTATVLVIIFSPLFYVLIVEKVSTKYKKRKAAETADVNPPGDQ; this is encoded by the coding sequence CTGTCTAAATTTTTTCTCGATCGTCCGGTTTTCGCCTGGGTTCTCGCCATCATCACGATGGTGGCAGGGGGCCTGGCTATCTACAACCTGCCCATATCTCAGTATCCCCCCATTGCCCCTCCATCCATTTACATTCAGGCTTCTTATCCCGGCGCCTCGGCGGAGACAGCGGAAAACAGCGTAACGCAGATTATCGAACAGAAAATGACGGGCCTCGACAAGATGATCTACCTGTCCGCCACCAGTGATTCCTCCGGAACAGCCCGCCTCGATCTGACATTTGCCCCGGGAACGGATCCCGACCTTGCCTGGGCCAAGGTGCAGAACAAACTCCAGCTCGCCATGGCAAGTCTGCCCGAAGTGGTGCAGAGCCAGGGCGTCACTGTCGGCAAGGCCACACGGAACTATCTGATGATCGTGGGGTTGATCTCTGAAGATGGCAGCATGGACGGCAACGATTTGAGAGACTATTCAAAATCCACCCTGGAGAAAGTATTGGCGCGGGTGCCCGGTGTGGGCGAGGTAGAGATTTTCGGAACCCAGTATGCCATGCGCATCTGGCTCAATCCCGACAAGCTGACGGATTACAATCTAACGATACAGGATGTCGTCGCAGCCCTCCGGACCTACAACGTGGAGGTTTCCGCCGGTCAGTTCGGCGGTGCGCCTGCGGTGAAAGGGCAGCGATTGAATGCGTCCATCACCGTCCAGAGCATGCTCAAAACGCCTGATGAGTTTGCCGCTATCCCCATTCGCATTAACCCGGACGGCTCCATCGTGCGAGTCAAGGATGTGGGACGAACGGAACTGGGGAGCGAGTTCTACGATATTGATGCTTTTTACAATGGCAAACCCTCTGCCGGTTTGGCCATCCGGCAGGCATCAGGCGCCAACGCCCTGGAGACGGCGGATGCGGTCAGAGCCAAAATGGAAGAGATGAGCCGATTCTTCCCTCCGGGGATGAAGACCGTTTATCCCTATGACACGACACCCTTCGTGAAGGTGGCCATCGAGGAAGTGGTCAAGACCCTGTTCGAGGCCATTTTTCTTGTCTTTTTGGTCATGTATCTCTTTTTGGGAAACATCCGGGCCACACTGATCCCGACCATCGCCGTGCCCGTTGTGCTTCTTGGGACTTTTGCGTGTCTGGGTTTCTTCGGGTTTTCCATCAACATGCTGACCATGTTCGCCATGGTGCTGTCCATCGGTCTTCTGGTGGATGACGCCATCGTGGTGGTGGAAAATGTGGAGCGGATCATGAGCGAGGAGGGCCTTTCCCCCAAGGAAGCCACTGCCAAGTCGATGGAACAGATTACCAGCGCCCTGATCGGAATCGGACTGGTGCTCTCAGCTGTATTCGGTCCCATGGCGTTTTTTGGCGGCTCTACCGGCGTTATTTATCGCCAGTTCTCCGTTACCATCATCGCCTCCATGCTGCTGTCTGTTGCCGTAGCCCTGATTCTGACGCCGGTTCTTTGCGCTTCACTCCTCAAGCCGGTGGCGGCGGGGCACGAACCGGCGGAAAAAGCGATCTTCTTTTTGCGCCCTTTTCTCTTATGGTTCGATCGAGGCTTTTTCCGTTCCAGAGACCTGTTTTTGAAATTGGCGGGCCGCACCCTTGCACGGAAAAAACGATATCTCATTGTGTTCGTTTTGATAGTCGCAGTAATGGGGTTTTTGTTTGTTCGTATGCCCACCGCCTATCTCCCCGATGAGGACCAGGGAATTCTCCTTGCCCAGGTCATCATGCCCACGGGCTCCACCCTGGAGCAGACAAGGAAGGTCGTGGATGATATCCGTCATTATTTTGAGGAGAACGAAAAAGAAACCGTGGAAGCCTGTTTTACCATTTCCGGCGTTGGCTATGCCGGGAGGGGACAGAACAACGGCATGGTGTTTGTCAAGCTGAAAGACTGGAAGCTCCGCAGCCGGTCGGACATGCGGGTAAAGGCCATTGCCGCACGGGCCATGAAGTCCTTCTCGCAAATCCGGGCGGCCCTGGTGTTCGCATTTCCACCGCCTCCCGTCGTTGAACTGGGCAACGCTAGAGGATTCGACTTTCAATTGTTGGATAGGGGAAGCTTGGGGCACAGAGCGCTTATGGATGCCCGCAACCAGCTCCTCGGCATGGCGGCGCAGGATCCGAGATTAGCAAGCGTCCGTCCAAACGGTATGGAAGACGTTCCCCAATACCATATCGATGTGGACTGGGAAAAAGCAGGCGCCCTGGGGGTTCCCATCACTTCCATCCACAATACCATCTCTGCCGCCTTCGGTGGCGCGTACGTCAACGATTTTATTCAGGGGGGCCGGGTGAAACGGGTGTTCGTCCAGGCCGACGCTCCCTACCGTATGTTGCCGAAGGACTTGGAAAAACTATATGTCCGGAATACGGCGGGAAAGATGGTACCCTTTTCTTCCTTTGCATCCGGCAGTTGGGAATCCGGCTCTCCCAGACTGGAGCGCTTTAACGGGTTTCCCTCGATTAATATATGGGGCGAGCCGGCGCCCGGGAAAAGCTCCGGGGAAGCTATGCGGGCCATGGAGGACATCGTTGCCAAATTGCCCCATGGGGTCGGGCATGAATGGAGCTCTATTTCCTATCAGGAACGGATGGCAGGTTCTCAAGCGCCTCTTCTTTATGCCTTTTCCATTCTTGTCATCTTTCTGTGTCTGGCGGCCCTCTACGAGAGCTGGCCCATTCCTATTTCGATCCTGCTGGCCCTTCCCCTTGGGGTTATCGGCGGCGTCATTGCCTCGACCATGCGGGGGCTTCACAACGACGTCTATTTCCAGATAGGTCTTTTGACCACCCTGGGTCTGACCACGAAAAACGCCATTCTGATTGTCCAGTTCGCCAAAGCAGGGCTGGAAGAGGGAAAGGGATTGATCGAGGCAACGCTGGAAGGGACGAGGTTACGATTCCGTCCGATCATCATGACATCGCTCGCTTTCGGCTTCGGCGTCCTGCCCCTGGCTCTAACCACGGGCGCCGGGGCGGGGGCCCAGAATGCCATCGGCACCGGCGTCCTGGGAGGGATGGTGACCGCCACCGTCCTGGTGATTATTTTTTCACCGCTCTTTTATGTGCTCATCGTCGAAAAGGTCTCCACCAAATACAAAAAACGTAAAGCTGCTGAAACAGCCGATGTAAATCCACCAGGAGATCAATGA